The following are encoded together in the Lactuca sativa cultivar Salinas chromosome 1, Lsat_Salinas_v11, whole genome shotgun sequence genome:
- the LOC111915884 gene encoding glutathione reductase, cytosolic encodes MSRKMLIDGDLDNLSGENDYDFDLFVIGAGSGGVRASRFSAQYGAKVGICELPFHPVSSETIGGVGGTCVIRGCVPKKILVYGASFGPEIQDAKEYGWKVNDNIDFDWKKLLHKKTEEIVRLNGIYKRLLSNAGVKLFEGEGRIVGPNEVEVIQLDGTKLSYSAKHILIATGSRAQRPNIPGQELAITSDEALSLEELPKRVVILGGGYIAVEFASIWRGMGSTVNLIFRKELPLRGFDDEMRALVARNLEGRGIILHPQTNITQLVKTEDGIKVTTDHGEELMADVVLFATGRVPNTKRLNLQSVGVEVDKTGAVKVDEFSRTNVPSIWAIGDVTNRMNLTPVALMEGTLFAKTVFGNEPSKPDYSNIPCAVFCIPPLSVVGLSEEQAIEKGEGDILIFTSTFNPMKNSISGRQEKTLMKLIVSAETDKVIGASMCGPDAAEIMQGIAVAMKCGATKAQFDSTVGIHPSSAEEFVTMRSVTRRIAASGKPKTNL; translated from the exons ATGTCGAGGAAGATGCTGATTGACGGAGATTTGGATAATCTTTCTGGAGAGAATGATTACGATTTTGATCTGTTCGTGATTGGTGCTGGCAGTGGCGGGGTTAGGGCATCCAGATTTTCAGCTCAGTATGGAGCTAAG GTTGGGATTTGTGAGCTACCATTTCATCCAGTCAGCTCAGAAACCATAGGGGGCGTTGGAGGAAC GTGTGTGATTCGTGGGTGTGTTCCTAAAAAGATCTTGGTCTATGGAGCATCCTTTGGTCCTGAAATTCAG GATGCAAAAGAATATGGATGGAAAGTGAACGATAACATTGATTTCGATTGGAAAAAGCTACTTCACAAGAAG ACTGAAGAAATAGTGAGGCTAAATGGGATATACAAGCGCCTACTTTCAAATGCAGGAGTCAAACTTTTTGAAGGAGAGGGTAGAATTGTGGGCCCCAATGAAGTTGAAGTGATCCAATTGGATGGAACTAAACTCTCCTATTCAGCAAAACACATACTCATAGCAACTGGCAGCAGGGCACAACGTCCAAATATCCCTGGACAG GAGCTGGCTATAACCTCAGATGAGGCTTTGAGCTTGGAAGAGCTACCAAAGCGTGTAGTTATACTTGGAGGAGG GTATATTGCTGTTGAGTTTGCTTCAATTTGGCGTGGGATGGGGTCCACTGTGAATCTAATCTTCAGAAAGGAACTTCCTTTAAg GGGTTTTGATGATGAAATGAGAGCTCTTGTTGCCAGAAATCTTGAAGGAAGAGGCATAATTTTGCATCCACAAACAAATATAACACAG TTGGTGAAAACCGAAGATGGTATAAAAGTTACCACAGATCATGGTGAAGAATTAATGGCAGATGTTGTACTTTTTGCCACTg GACGTGTACCTAATACCAAGAGGTTAAATTTGCAAAGTGTAGGGGTTGAAGTTGACAAAACAGGAGCAGTGAAG GTGGATGAATTTTCTCGCACCAATGTCCCTAGCATTTGGGCCATAGGTGATGTCACAAATCGAATGAATCTCACTCCTGTTGCCCTAATGGAAGGAACTTTATTTGCT AAAACCGTATTTGGTAACGAACCTAGCAAGCCAGACTACAGCAACATACCTTGTGCCGTTTTCTG CATACCACCTCTCTCTGTTGTGGGACTAAGTGAAGAACAGGCTATAGAAAAAGGTGAAGGAGACATTTTGATTTTCACATCAACATTTAATCCTATGAAGAACTCCATTTCTGG gaGGCAAGAGAAGACACTCATGAAACTTATTGTCAGTGCTGAGACAGATAAAGTTATTGGTGCGTCCATGTGTGGGCCCGATGCAGCAGAAATTATGCAG GGTATTGCTGTGGCGATGAAGTGTGGAGCAACAAAGGCACAATTCGATAGCACGGTGGGGATCCACCCATCATCTGCAGAGGAGTTTGTTACCATGCGGTCAGTCACACGGAGGATTGCTGCCTCTGGTAAACCAAAAACCAACCTTTGA
- the LOC111915885 gene encoding glycine-rich cell wall structural protein-like gives MHVPLVFNHFLSGFIEWELGLMGEHIVRSLLVVIVVLVAFIGDCGGVLGDLVKGVKDEKKLFGKPIPRFGRGLGRPIYRKGYKYGGGGLGGGVGGGGGLGGGIGGGGGGLGGGGGYGGGGLGGGGGFGGGGGLGGGGGIGPRGHLGVGGRLPHRGGPKGVGGGGGLGHRGNLGGDGLGHTGGLGGGAGGGFGGGGGVGGGGGGLGGGVGGGLGGGGGGLGSGAGGGLGGGGGLGHHGGLGSGVGGGVGGGLGGGGKLGHHGGLGGGSGGGSGLGGAAGGGLGGGGGLGGGAGGGLGGGGGLGHHGGLGGGAGGGLGGGGGLGGGAGGGLGGGGGLGGGAGGGLGGGTGGGLGGGGGFGSGGGLGGGAGGGLGGGGGLGGGGGGGLGGGGGGGLGGGGGFGGGSGVGFGGGAGGGGGLGGGGGFGGGGGSGGGFGAGGGVGGGGGFGGGEFHG, from the coding sequence ATGCATGTTCCACTGGTTTTTAATCATTTTTTGAGTGGCTTTATTGAGTGGGAGTTAGGGCTAATGGGTGAGCATATAGTACGCAGTTTACTTGTGGTGATTGTGGTTTTGGTTGCTTTCATTGGTGATTGTGGTGGTGTTTTGGGTGATTTGGTTAAAGGAgtaaaagatgaaaagaaattGTTTGGAAAACCTATACCTAGGTTTGGAAGAGGTTTAGGTCGTCCAATTTATAGGAAGGGGTATAAATATGGTGGTGGAGGACTAggtggtggtgttggtggtggtggaggtctAGGGGGTGGtatcggtggtggtggtggaggtttaggaggcggtggaggttatgggggtgGTGGTCTTGGAGGTGGTGGAGGCTTTGGTGGTGGCGGTGGattgggtggtggaggtgggatAGGTCCCCGTGGACATCTTGGAGTTGGTGGTAGGCTACCTCATCGTGGAGGACCAAAAggtgttggtggtggtggcgggctAGGCCACCGTGGAAATCTAGGTGGTGATGGGCTAGGTCACACCGGAGGTTTAGGAGGTGGTGCGGGAGGAGGgtttggtggtggtggcggtgttggaggtggtggtggtggtttagGTGGAGGTGTTGGAGGTGGactaggtggtggtggtggtggtctaGGAAGTGGTGCTGGAGGCGgacttggtggtggtggtggactaGGTCACCATGGAGGTCTAGGAAGTGGTGTTGGTGGTGGTGTAGGAGGTGGACTTGGTGGTGGTGGCAAACTAGGTCATCATGGAGGATTAGGAGGTGGTTCTGGAGGTGGTAGTGGTCTAGGAGGTGCTGCTGGAGGTGggcttggtggtggtggtggtctaGGAGGTGGTGCTGGAGGTGgacttggtggtggtggtggactaGGTCACCATGGAGGTCTAGGAGGTGGTGCTGGAGGTGggcttggtggtggtggtggtttagGAGGAGGTGCCGGGGGTGGACTTGGTGGTGGTGGAGGGCTTGGAGGTGGTGCAGGAGGTGGACTTGGCGGTGGTACGGGAGGTGGACTTGGTGGTGGAGGAGGGTTTGGTAGCGGTGGAGGACTTGGCGGTGGTGCAGGAGGTGGacttggtggtggtggcggacttggtggaggtggtggtggtggacttggtggaggtggtggtggaggtttgGGCGGTGGTGGTGGATTTGGGGGTGGTTCCGGTGTTGGTTTTGGAGGTGGTGCAGGTGGTGGCGGAGGTTTAGGTGGAGGTGGTGGCTTTGGAGGAGGAGGTGGTTCCGGTGGAGGTTTTGGAGCAGGCGGTGGCGTCGGCGGAGGTGGTGGATTTGGCGGTGGCGAATTTCACGGTTGA